Part of the Onthophagus taurus isolate NC chromosome 11, IU_Otau_3.0, whole genome shotgun sequence genome is shown below.
cttattaacactttgggaaattttcatactcgtaTTCCAAGAAGTAGATTTtatacaaagttttaaaacttaatcggcgaaaattgcaaaatttgaaaaaattgtcgattatttcaaaaatttatttctcaaaaaccaaaagcgatttttcaaaactgcttgttgcattaaaaagaggatgctttaattaataattagtgatatttccacaaggatccttcaagaaattaattttatagcgaattttgaaaattatcgacgaaaattacaacatcgaaaattttatcaaaacttcaaatattgttttctcaaaaactaaaagctatttttcaaaacgtgttggttcattggaaagaggacactcttattaaccctttggaaaattttcatactcatattccaagaaatggattttatacgaatttttaaaacttaatcggcgaaaattacaatatttgaaaaaattgagaatatttcaaatatttatttctcaagaactaaaagtgatttttcaaaacggcttgtagcattaaaaagaagatactataattaataattggtgatatttccacaaggatccttcaagaaattaattttatagcgaattttgaaagttatcgatgaaaattgcaacttcgaaaattttatcaaaacttcaaatattgttttctcaaaaactaaaagttatttttcaaaacgtgttggttcgttggaaagaggacactcttattaacactttgggaaattttcatactcatattccaagaagtggattttatacgaatttttaaaacttaatcggcgaaaattacaaaatttgaaaaaattgagaatatttcaaatatttatttctcaagaactaaaagtgatttttcaaaacggcttgtagcattaaaaagaagatactataattaataattggtgatatttccacaaggatccttcaagaaattaattttatagcgaattttgcaagttatcgatgaaaattgcaacttcgaaaattttatcaaaacttcaaatattgttttctcaaaaactaaaagctatttttcaaaacgtgttggttcattggaaagaggacactcttattaacactttgggagattttcatactcatattccaagaaatggattttatacgaatttttaaaacttaatcggataaaattgaaaaattcgaaaaaattgtcgatcatttcaaaaacatatttctcaagaactgaaagtgatttttcaaaacggcttgttgcattaaaaagaggatactttaattcataattggtgatatttccacaaatatgcttcaagaaattaattgtatagcgaattttgaaaattatggatgaaaattgcaacattgaaaattttatcaaaacttcaaatattgttttctcaaaaactaaaagttatttttcaaaacgtgttgattcattggaaagagtacacttttattaacacttcaggacattttcatactcatattccaagaaatggattttatacgaatttttaaaacttaatcggcgaataTTGCAaagttcgaaaaaattgtcgatcatttcaaaaacttatttctcaagaactgaaagtgatttatGATGAACAGTatcgctagaactaacacgaaatctagaactagaaacattcggatggggttgggttgggcaTAATCTGGAAACatgatttaaactttaaagattCCAATAatcgtgttttttttttgtttgcaaTGAAATAAACTGAAatacaacttttcttttgaGAATATCCCTAGATAGCTCTTGACACTTTTCATGCATTatcatataatttattttaacaaaaaatatttggtATAAAATCATTGCTTTTATCTGGCGAGGTCAATTAAaacatacagggtgattcaaattcgacccccaccattgggatctcagaaaccataagagatacagaaatggttaatagggggcaaagttgcgtatcttagagctcatcaGTTTTTAACTAAGTTATTggatctagccgttttagtttttaaaatatggccgaaaaacaaaaaaaattactttcgttttttgcctataacttctttatttttcgtttttcgtgaatctgaaaaaacaCTCACAAGGTaactttttatgaataatgtcATGACAtaattagaaattttctccaacgtttcgttttcgtgaaactatcatcaggtttttttcttcatcattttttCTTATGAACGCCAAtgtttttttcgttttacaAAAACGAAACATCagagaaaatttctagttgtgttatgacatttttaataactagttgccttaagaatgtttttccagattcacgaaaaaacgaaaagtaaagaagttataggcaaaacacgaaaaagtcatttttttttttggtttttcggccatattttaaaaactaaagcGATTAGATCTAAAAacttagttgaaaaatgatgagctctaagatacgcaactttgcccccgtttaaccatttctgtatctcttatggtttctgagatcccaatggtggAGGTCGAATTAGaattaccctgtataaaaccaaaattgataaaacttacaaattatgtattacaacattttttttatcaatttattaatattattgaatatTTCATTTTAGGTACTTCAGCATATTTAGAATGTGGTGCTATCGGTTATCCAATCCCAACAGTAAAATGGTCAAAACTTCACTCTGAATTACCCAGTAACATAGAGATCAATAAAAGTGGTATccttattaaaaatatgatgCAATACCACGAAGGAATTTACGTTTGTGTGCATGAAAATTCCGAAGGAAAACTTGAATTTCAAATCGAAGTTGAATATCATGAACCACCAACTGTTCGAGgactatttaaaaaagaagtaaGATCAAACAAAATAGAAGAGGGACAAGATTTGGATATCGAATGTGACGTAACCGGCGTTCCCAAACCGAGTATAAGCTGGTTTATGAAcggaaataatataaaaaatgatccCAATTTATCTGTTCATGGAAATACAATTCGTTTCCGACCTTTACATAAAAGACACGCCGGTATGATACAATGTTTCGCGAGTAATATTGTTTCAACGAATTATGAAACGACTACAATTGAAGTTTTTCCAAAACAAATCTATGGTAGTCAAAATCAAGAGTATTCTTCGACACCTTCGAATCATAAACGTGGAGGCAAAGGGAAACAtataaaacgtaaaaataaacCGAACATGATGATACCGCCTTCAAAACCGACTGTAACCCGTTTAAATGACGAATCTGTCGTTGTAAGATGGATTTCGAATCAAGATAGTGGGTTagaagttaaattttttaaagtccaATATCGGGATGTTTCGCAACCTGGAGCTGTATGGGTTACAACAAATGCTGATATTGACCCATATATTCGCTCCTTTGACGTTATGGGACTCCAACCAGATCATAATTATCGATTTAGAGTTGCCGCCGTTTATAGTAACGATGATAATAAATTGTCTGATAAATCAGAAACATTCCATTTGCGTCGATTAGATTTTTTCGATAGAAACTATTTACCTATACCTACAATCACGAGAACAGAAACTATTAACTCGACGAGTATTCAAGTTTTTTGGGATGTAAGttaattcgtttaattttaaatttatttgaacaacataatttttttcagtaTACTCCTAATCCTAATATATCAATTAACGGTTTTTACGTTAATTACATCTCAGCAAGTAGTGCTGGTGATTACAATAAAGCAACTGTAGACGGTGATAGTGCTAGAACGTGTATAATTTCGCATTTAGAACCTGGAACTATTTACGAGTTTAAGATGCAAACGTTTACGTCAAAATCAGCGAGCGATTTTAGTCAAAGGATGCGAGGAAAAACAACTcgtaagttaattttatacttataaagtaataattaagagataattttgatatttttttagcgATTGTCGTTGAAACTACAACGATTCTCCCCGTTAAGAAACGAGAAAGCGACGATGGTTCGAATCTTTACATTATTTTAGCGGTTTCAATAGTcgctttaatttgtttattcaccGTCATTGCTTTGTTGATTGTTTGTTGTAaatggaagaagaaaaaagatcAAAATCCTGATGGTAagataaacatatttttttagttgttgGTTTTCAACAACaagtttgttttattgttatttattgaGATCAATGGCTTCAAAGATATTTGAGGAACAAAGTGGAAATCAATTTTCACATTGTATGTTAATCACTCTTTGTACATAAGTTCTAAGTTCAAGTAAAGTGAATTTGATAAAGTGATGATTCTTTATAACATTCGTTTCTGGAttctaataacaattttatctcAGGAAGGAGCTATAAAATCGTTCCATCCTCCAAGGGATTATGTTTGcggatttctttatttataatgcTTATTACTATGAATTTGTTTGAGTTTCTAACTGGTTTCAAAGTTAAAAAgtatctaaatttaattaaatctaaaaagttttagaaactTTAAGAAATGTCTAGAAATCTAGGCGCCTGATCTTAATGTCCTGCTTCTGAAGAAGTTAcagtttttaaagataacgtGATGTTGATAATGATTTACAGTTTATTTCGGAATCTGGCTAATTCAGTTGATGCAGCTTATAGCTGAGTTTGAAGATAGGACTTTATATAGATAACAAATTAACTAGTTATGATCAGGCTATTTAACCTATTAGTTAACTCACTCATCAGAACACTCACAGTATTCTGAAGTATGCAGAGGATGCTAGTGTATTTGGTTCATAACTTTTAATAGAGTTTTTCAAGATCCATGGAacattttacatttctaaGATCTTTCATGGATCTTAATTTATCTGCTTTATAATACCGTTATATCTTATCATTGTCGTTGCAACTTTCTTGATTTTTCATATCTTTGGGGTTGTACCAAATATAAATTAGAATACATCAACTTGTCATATGTTCTAATGAAAAAATGCCATCATATGAATACAATTTTATGGCTACACTAAATTGGAAAAAGTATTATTTGAATAATATAAAGGATTCTTTAGGTGGACTCATTTTCTTGATTTGGTACAATAGGTTTCCATCAATTCTGTCATTTGCAGTTAAAGTTCAATATCTGTATCACATCAGAGTAAAGAACatatttataacttaatcATTGAAAGGGCACAGCATAAAGGTCAACGTGAAAGATGAATTTCAATGGATGTGTTTGTATAAGAGTGAATAGTTGCTTTGTCATTAAAAGTGGCTACATGTGTTAACAAAACTGTCCAAGGAATCCAAAGTGTTATTACGTTGATGGAAAATACAGCTTTTGTGCCTTTTGTGCTTAAACCGTCGTTTGTATTGAATACCTTGTCGATATTCAAGTTTTTTTGATCGTGAAAGatcctaacatttttgcaataatcAGTCATATGGTTCAGATTACTTTCATAGAACACGTTTTTCAAATACGATGAGTCATTTTATCATCAATTTATATAGCAGCTATGTAGAAGAATAtgtctgttaaccattttgtCTATGGCGATGAAAATATCGTATATTGGTTACTCATCTTCCAGCCTGTGGCTCTATTCTTGGAAGATATCTGAAATCGAAAGTTTTTTATCTTGAAGTACCACACATGATTTAAACTTTGAAAAATCTTACCTGCATAAAGGTTGATGGAATTCCTGTAGAGATTAAGGTAATGTAAAGTTTCAAAGTACAAAAACGAGGCCAAGCTAATCCTCCATCGCGTCCTATCCAATAATGAGGAAACGTTGTATTTAAGTACTGATGCACTGCTGCAGTTAATGGGTTGATACCATTCGTGTTGATACCATAATTGGTGAGGAAggtttaaagcatttttgttTGTAGTAACAGTAAATACTTCTCATTGTTTAAATATCTATCAAGAGAAATGGTCTTAATTTGAGAGCTAGTGATTCCTGCCCatatattcattttttggGGGTATTGTGTTCTGGTTTCATTAAAGAAATGCTTTGTCAATTTACTTCACCAGTAACGGaaaatgttgcttcatccgtaaatataacatgattcaaaaaatcagagttATTGACACAGTAAAGCTTCGCTAATCCGAATCAATTAAAACCAGCTCAATTCAGATTATGGAAgcatgcataaatattgaatttatatttaaatattaacaaaaaatatcttataagtacttatttatagatttattgTACTAGATAATGTATGCAATGAGGTGTATTGCATCCGCTCATTAAATACGTGTACTGAACCTTTTAATAGCTTCCTcatgtttcatttttaattcgttttcgTTTGTCCCAGCGTCATGAAGAAAACTGACATCGCTGCCCTCACTATCCAGTGGAACATgatttttatcaccaacaatCCAATCGTTAATTTCTGATTGTGAAGGATGATCATCATTGTTTATTTGCTGGAGCATTACACCgatttcttttagttcttgttCTGTTTTTTGAACCGACatccatttatttttttagaattgaCAATGGAATGTCGTCATCAAGGTCCTCTTCCT
Proteins encoded:
- the LOC111427496 gene encoding interference hedgehog-like isoform X3 gives rise to the protein MKLFGDGLLEIILLTIVFTKVRSQVVTIQSPASVVLPDLDETVLECRMNIAPDRFQWLHYPVTESLTYTSKYNLPLSEARHIEIPPQNYRTDNASTYYKVENTNNSVAGDYQCLAHYGAVVFASKPGRISISTLKPIPFMESLKISVVAGSTVVWRCPEPESNPVATMEYYKGRYNEVMIYPKYPSASSLIFENVNENNTGVYTCKAYNTITRVASNIYLNLTVVSKATIYRTKPEFIVEPKKKYIVLQGTSAYLECGAIGYPIPTVKWSKLHSELPSNIEINKSGILIKNMMQYHEGIYVCVHENSEGKLEFQIEVEYHEPPTVRGLFKKEVRSNKIEEGQDLDIECDVTGVPKPSISWFMNGNNIKNDPNLSVHGNTIRFRPLHKRHAGMIQCFASNIVSTNYETTTIEVFPKQIYGSQNQEYSSTPSNHKRGGKGKHIKRKNKPNMMIPPSKPTVTRLNDESVVVRWISNQDSGLEVKFFKVQYRDVSQPGAVWVTTNADIDPYIRSFDVMGLQPDHNYRFRVAAVYSNDDNKLSDKSETFHLRRLDFFDRNYLPIPTITRTETINSTSIQVFWDYTPNPNISINGFYVNYISASSAGDYNKATVDGDSARTCIISHLEPGTIYEFKMQTFTSKSASDFSQRMRGKTTPIVVETTTILPVKKRESDDGSNLYIILAVSIVALICLFTVIALLIVCCKWKKKKDQNPDGSVKQPTDDLNHHIETHKTSRTNGFVTSGNHITIRSNPLAETDNKVRLRT
- the LOC111427496 gene encoding interference hedgehog-like isoform X2 codes for the protein MKLFGDGLLEIILLTIVFTKVRSQVVTIQSPASVVLPDLDETVLECRMNIAPDRFQWLHYPVTESLTYTSKYNLPLSEARHIEIPPQNYRTDNASTYYKVENTNNSVAGDYQCLAHYGAVVFASKPGRISISTLKPIPFMESLKISVVAGSTVVWRCPEPESNPVATMEYYKGRYNEVMIYPKYPSASSLIFENVNENNTGVYTCKAYNTITRVASNIYLNLTVVSKATIYRTKPEFIVEPKKKYIVLQGTSAYLECGAIGYPIPTVKWSKLHSELPSNIEINKSGILIKNMMQYHEGIYVCVHENSEGKLEFQIEVEYHEPPTVRGLFKKEVRSNKIEEGQDLDIECDVTGVPKPSISWFMNGNNIKNDPNLSVHGNTIRFRPLHKRHAGMIQCFASNIVSTNYETTTIEVFPKQIYGSQNQEYSSTPSNHKRGGKGKHIKRKNKPNMMIPPSKPTVTRLNDESVVVRWISNQDSGLEVKFFKVQYRDVSQPGAVWVTTNADIDPYIRSFDVMGLQPDHNYRFRVAAVYSNDDNKLSDKSETFHLRRLDFFDRNYLPIPTITRTETINSTSIQVFWDYTPNPNISINGFYVNYISASSAGDYNKATVDGDSARTCIISHLEPGTIYEFKMQTFTSKSASDFSQRMRGKTTPIVVETTTILPVKKRESDDGSNLYIILAVSIVALICLFTVIALLIVCCKWKKKKDQNPDGSVKQPTDDLNHHIETHKTSRTNGFVTSGNHITIRSNPLAETDNKKTLARIFSRLRT
- the LOC111427496 gene encoding interference hedgehog-like isoform X1, which codes for MKLFGDGLLEIILLTIVFTKVRSQVVTIQSPASVVLPDLDETVLECRMNIAPDRFQWLHYPVTESLTYTSKYNLPLSEARHIEIPPQNYRTDNASTYYKVENTNNSVAGDYQCLAHYGAVVFASKPGRISISTLKPIPFMESLKISVVAGSTVVWRCPEPESNPVATMEYYKGRYNEVMIYPKYPSASSLIFENVNENNTGVYTCKAYNTITRVASNIYLNLTVVSKATIYRTKPEFIVEPKKKYIVLQGTSAYLECGAIGYPIPTVKWSKLHSELPSNIEINKSGILIKNMMQYHEGIYVCVHENSEGKLEFQIEVEYHEPPTVRGLFKKEVRSNKIEEGQDLDIECDVTGVPKPSISWFMNGNNIKNDPNLSVHGNTIRFRPLHKRHAGMIQCFASNIVSTNYETTTIEVFPKQIYGSQNQEYSSTPSNHKRGGKGKHIKRKNKPNMMIPPSKPTVTRLNDESVVVRWISNQDSGLEVKFFKVQYRDVSQPGAVWVTTNADIDPYIRSFDVMGLQPDHNYRFRVAAVYSNDDNKLSDKSETFHLRRLDFFDRNYLPIPTITRTETINSTSIQVFWDYTPNPNISINGFYVNYISASSAGDYNKATVDGDSARTCIISHLEPGTIYEFKMQTFTSKSASDFSQRMRGKTTPIVVETTTILPVKKRESDDGSNLYIILAVSIVALICLFTVIALLIVCCKWKKKKDQNPDGSVKQPTDDLNHHIETHKTSRTNGFVTSGNHITIRSNPLAETDNKTQNMIEMSCLAAQNNNCSGGGQTSTGGGGGNAREIHNNVGKKRHKNPGENYV
- the LOC111427496 gene encoding interference hedgehog-like isoform X4, which gives rise to MKLFGDGLLEIILLTIVFTKVRSQVVTIQSPASVVLPDLDETVLECRMNIAPDRFQWLHYPVTESLTYTSKYNLPLSEARHIEIPPQNYRTDNASTYYKVENTNNSVAGDYQCLAHYGAVVFASKPGRISISTLKPIPFMESLKISVVAGSTVVWRCPEPESNPVATMEYYKGRYNEVMIYPKYPSASSLIFENVNENNTGVYTCKAYNTITRVASNIYLNLTVVSKATIYRTKPEFIVEPKKKYIVLQGTSAYLECGAIGYPIPTVKWSKLHSELPSNIEINKSGILIKNMMQYHEGIYVCVHENSEGKLEFQIEVEYHEPPTVRGLFKKEVRSNKIEEGQDLDIECDVTGVPKPSISWFMNGNNIKNDPNLSVHGNTIRFRPLHKRHAGMIQCFASNIVSTNYETTTIEVFPKQIYGSQNQEYSSTPSNHKRGGKGKHIKRKNKPNMMIPPSKPTVTRLNDESVVVRWISNQDSGLEVKFFKVQYRDVSQPGAVWVTTNADIDPYIRSFDVMGLQPDHNYRFRVAAVYSNDDNKLSDKSETFHLRRLDFFDRNYLPIPTITRTETINSTSIQVFWDYTPNPNISINGFYVNYISASSAGDYNKATVDGDSARTCIISHLEPGTIYEFKMQTFTSKSASDFSQRMRGKTTPIVVETTTILPVKKRESDDGSNLYIILAVSIVALICLFTVIALLIVCCKWKKKKDQNPDGSVKQPTDDLNHHIETHKTSRTNGFVTSGNHITIRSNPLAETDNKVRKL